The following proteins are co-located in the Verrucomicrobiia bacterium genome:
- a CDS encoding NAD(P)-dependent oxidoreductase, whose product MDVYFYEAFEEEVAALRRHLPAGISAGFSDKTIQETGDWEPDAPLISIRTQSVVSPAWAVKLRGIVSRTTGYDHLVGQKIPCGYLPHYCSRAVAEQALLLVMALQRKLLQQIAQFPNFNRDGLTGQECADKRLLVVGVGSIGSEVIKIAQALGMESKGVDLVKSHASVSYVSIDEGLKWADIIVCAMNLTDANTGYFRYETLKCAKRGVVFVNIARGELSPTDDLVKLLDEGRLGALALDVYENESTLAVALRSGKTSFPLAGRPNVILTPHNAFNTSEAVDRKAEQTVQQIVHFQKHGAFLWVPPRPTSA is encoded by the coding sequence ATGGACGTCTATTTCTACGAGGCGTTTGAAGAAGAAGTGGCCGCGCTCCGTCGGCACTTGCCGGCCGGCATTTCCGCCGGTTTCAGTGACAAGACAATCCAGGAGACGGGCGATTGGGAACCGGACGCGCCGCTCATCAGTATTCGGACGCAATCCGTGGTTTCCCCAGCTTGGGCGGTGAAACTGCGTGGCATCGTGTCGCGCACGACGGGCTACGATCATCTCGTCGGGCAGAAAATACCCTGCGGTTACCTGCCGCATTACTGCAGCCGCGCCGTGGCGGAACAGGCGCTGCTGCTGGTAATGGCCCTGCAGCGAAAACTTCTCCAACAAATCGCTCAATTCCCAAACTTCAACCGCGACGGCCTCACGGGACAGGAATGCGCCGACAAACGCCTGCTGGTCGTCGGTGTCGGCAGCATTGGCTCGGAAGTCATAAAGATCGCCCAGGCGCTCGGGATGGAATCGAAGGGCGTCGATCTGGTTAAGAGTCACGCTTCCGTATCGTATGTGTCCATCGATGAGGGTCTGAAATGGGCCGACATCATTGTCTGTGCGATGAACCTGACGGACGCCAACACGGGTTACTTCCGTTATGAGACGCTCAAGTGCGCAAAACGCGGCGTCGTGTTCGTCAACATCGCCCGCGGCGAGCTATCTCCGACCGATGATCTGGTGAAGTTGCTCGACGAGGGACGACTTGGCGCGTTGGCACTGGATGTCTATGAAAACGAAAGCACGCTGGCCGTTGCGCTACGCTCAGGTAAAACCAGTTTCCCGCTGGCCGGCCGCCCTAACGTAATTCTCACCCCCCACAACGCCTTTAACACCTCCGAAGCAGTCGACCGCAAAGCCGAGCAGACCGTCCAGCAGATCGTCCACTTCCAGAAACACGGCGCGTTCTTGTGGGTTCCACCTAGGCCGACGAGCGCATGA